The following proteins are encoded in a genomic region of Flammeovirga pectinis:
- the glgP gene encoding alpha-glucan family phosphorylase produces MSRFEQDFKHPYAYDPKYKKRVAYFCMEFAIDQPFKIYSGGLGFLAGSHMRSAYELNQNFIGIGILWKYGYYDQVRKGNQEMDALFQEKINNFLEDTNIKFTIEVNGHPVWVTAKYLRPGVFNTVPMFFLTTDLPENDYLSQSISHRLYDADASAKVAQYMLLGLGGAKLLDELEYNAEVYHFNEAHALPASFHLAKKFNGDMQKVKELLVFTTHTPEEAGNEKHDIHFLNKLGYFNGMPLDEVRRITGIENDTFDHSLACLRLAKIANGVSKLHGEVSNDMWNKYDNICRITSITNAQNRTYWADEQLYTALHKEDDDKLLDRKRYLKSKLFETVADQTGKLMDPKVLTIVWARRFAAYKRADLVTRDKERFNRIMNNPDRPIQIIWAGKPYPMDYGAVSIFNQLVHLSKDYGNMAVLVGYELKLSRKLKQGSDVWLNNPRVPREASGTSGMTSAMNGGINLSTDDGWIPEFANGENSYVLPLADLNAPVHEQDEQDMNSLLDVLENEIIPTYYDRPEDWNERVKNSMRDVLPYFDANRMALQYYEKLYND; encoded by the coding sequence ATGTCACGTTTCGAACAAGATTTTAAACACCCTTACGCATACGACCCTAAGTACAAAAAACGCGTTGCTTATTTTTGTATGGAGTTTGCGATCGATCAACCTTTCAAAATTTACTCTGGTGGTTTAGGTTTCCTAGCTGGTTCGCATATGCGTTCTGCTTACGAGCTAAATCAAAACTTTATTGGAATTGGTATTCTTTGGAAATATGGTTACTACGACCAAGTTCGTAAAGGAAACCAAGAGATGGATGCTCTTTTCCAAGAAAAAATCAACAACTTCTTAGAAGACACAAACATCAAATTTACTATCGAAGTAAATGGTCATCCTGTTTGGGTAACAGCTAAATATTTACGTCCAGGCGTATTTAATACTGTTCCTATGTTCTTCTTAACAACAGACCTTCCTGAAAATGATTACTTATCGCAATCAATTTCTCACCGTCTATATGACGCTGATGCATCTGCGAAAGTAGCTCAATATATGCTTTTAGGTTTAGGTGGAGCAAAACTTCTTGATGAGTTAGAATATAACGCAGAAGTTTATCACTTTAACGAAGCACACGCATTACCAGCGTCTTTCCATTTAGCGAAAAAATTCAATGGTGATATGCAAAAAGTGAAAGAACTTTTAGTTTTCACTACGCACACACCAGAAGAAGCAGGTAACGAAAAACACGATATCCACTTCCTAAACAAGTTAGGTTACTTTAATGGTATGCCTCTTGACGAAGTTCGTAGAATCACTGGTATTGAGAATGATACTTTTGATCACTCACTTGCTTGTCTACGTTTAGCGAAAATTGCTAACGGTGTATCTAAATTACACGGTGAAGTATCTAACGATATGTGGAATAAATATGACAATATCTGTCGTATTACTTCTATTACAAATGCTCAAAACCGTACTTACTGGGCTGATGAACAACTTTACACTGCTCTTCATAAAGAAGACGATGATAAGTTATTAGACCGTAAACGTTACTTAAAATCTAAGTTATTCGAAACAGTAGCTGATCAAACTGGTAAATTAATGGACCCTAAGGTCTTGACTATTGTTTGGGCTCGTCGTTTTGCTGCATACAAACGTGCAGACTTAGTAACTAGAGATAAAGAGCGTTTCAACCGCATCATGAACAACCCTGACCGTCCAATCCAAATTATTTGGGCAGGTAAGCCTTATCCTATGGATTATGGTGCAGTTTCTATCTTCAACCAATTAGTTCACTTATCAAAAGACTATGGCAACATGGCTGTATTGGTAGGTTATGAGTTAAAATTATCTCGTAAGTTGAAGCAAGGTTCTGATGTATGGTTAAACAACCCTCGTGTACCTCGTGAGGCATCTGGTACTTCTGGAATGACTTCAGCAATGAACGGTGGTATTAACCTTTCTACTGATGATGGTTGGATACCTGAATTTGCAAACGGTGAAAACTCTTATGTTTTACCACTAGCAGATTTAAATGCACCAGTGCATGAGCAAGATGAGCAAGATATGAACAGCTTGTTAGACGTCTTAGAAAATGAAATTATCCCTACGTATTATGATCGTCCAGAAGATTGGAACGAAAGAGTGAAAAACTCTATGCGTGACGTTCTTCCTTACTTCGATGCTAACCGTATGGCATTACAGTATTATGAAAAATTATACAACGACTAA
- a CDS encoding peptidylprolyl isomerase — MKAIIKTAKGDMTVEFYVNDAPNTVANFVELAEHNYYDGLNFHRVLPNFVIQGGCPNGNGAGGPGYRIACELDGDNQYHDRGVLSMAHAGRNTGGSQFFVCHSRAQTSHLDRNHTCFGKVIENVELVDEIRQGDKILSIEIIREDGDPELGAVKKL; from the coding sequence ATGAAAGCAATCATTAAGACAGCAAAAGGAGACATGACAGTTGAGTTCTATGTGAACGATGCTCCCAATACTGTAGCTAACTTTGTAGAATTAGCAGAACACAACTACTACGATGGATTAAACTTCCATAGAGTACTTCCTAATTTTGTAATTCAAGGTGGCTGCCCAAACGGTAACGGTGCTGGTGGACCAGGTTATAGAATTGCTTGTGAATTGGATGGTGATAACCAATACCACGATCGTGGTGTTCTTTCTATGGCACATGCTGGTAGAAATACAGGTGGTTCTCAATTCTTTGTTTGCCATAGCCGTGCACAAACTTCACATTTAGATCGTAACCATACTTGTTTTGGTAAAGTAATCGAGAATGTAGAGTTAGTTGATGAAATTCGCCAAGGTGATAAGATTCTTTCTATCGAGATTATCCGTGAAGATGGAGATCCTGAATTAGGAGCAGTTAAGAAATTATAG